In the genome of Leeuwenhoekiella sp. MAR_2009_132, one region contains:
- a CDS encoding ShlB/FhaC/HecB family hemolysin secretion/activation protein codes for MKIYFTILTLLIFYTPLFNIVLAQNLTLEVKTINHEQDSIAGIYFQQRKFDNFNLLNESISKAKEQLESSGYFNYIIDSLNFKSETVCTIEFDSGKKIDKIQISTNDELVKNYLKKLNLNYKDTYFILPLDNLSTTLNQFTAFEAQNKFATTSFQLKNLVIRNAMAFATLYIYRQESKSNVTVAIKGYPKFPHAFTKHYLKLNGRVDKNYLLEKAETFYKLPFIEQLKEPEVLISNQNSKLYLYTSKTKANRFEGFLGFRNNENNTNVKLNGNIEINLLNNFNFGESLDFIFNNGNNQQSLNLTTRLPFLFKSPISLGAQLNLFRKDSTFSTSYQKINLDYFITSNTQIDVFTSLEKSTLLLKDTALLLNDYTKNEMGVNVKHSSFPVINKLKSPIELNLTLGLINRKTPETKTKDNQFKLEFNALYLLQFTNKHHLLLESTNKILESKTFYTNELFRLGGIKSIRGFRENQLLVNRYHLIRSEYRYIISKKIYFNTITDFGLIEYKNHDELNFIYSIGLGTTISTRAGAIQINFANGNQTKQNFALSNTILHIGLKTQF; via the coding sequence TTGAAAATATACTTCACCATCCTCACTTTATTAATTTTTTACACGCCGTTATTTAATATAGTACTGGCTCAAAATCTCACTCTAGAAGTTAAGACTATAAATCATGAGCAGGATAGTATTGCAGGCATTTATTTTCAACAACGGAAATTTGACAACTTCAACTTATTAAATGAAAGTATTTCGAAAGCTAAAGAACAATTAGAATCTTCAGGATATTTCAATTATATAATAGACAGCTTAAATTTTAAATCTGAAACAGTTTGCACAATTGAATTTGACAGCGGAAAGAAAATTGATAAAATACAAATTTCAACAAATGATGAACTTGTAAAAAACTATTTAAAAAAACTCAACTTAAATTATAAGGACACCTATTTTATATTACCTCTAGATAACCTAAGCACTACTCTTAATCAATTTACTGCATTTGAGGCTCAAAATAAATTTGCAACCACGTCCTTTCAATTAAAGAATCTAGTAATTCGGAATGCAATGGCATTTGCAACTTTATATATTTATAGACAAGAATCTAAATCTAATGTAACTGTTGCAATTAAGGGCTATCCCAAATTTCCACATGCTTTTACTAAACACTATTTGAAATTAAATGGCAGAGTTGACAAAAATTACCTATTAGAAAAGGCAGAGACCTTTTACAAATTACCTTTTATAGAGCAGCTGAAAGAACCTGAGGTTCTAATTAGCAATCAGAACTCAAAATTATATTTGTATACCAGCAAAACAAAAGCAAATCGCTTTGAAGGGTTTCTTGGATTCAGAAATAACGAAAATAACACAAATGTTAAGCTAAACGGGAATATAGAAATCAACCTTCTGAATAATTTTAACTTTGGAGAATCTCTAGACTTTATTTTCAATAATGGTAATAACCAACAAAGTTTAAATCTCACTACTCGACTACCTTTCTTATTTAAATCACCTATTAGCTTAGGAGCCCAATTGAACCTTTTTAGAAAAGATTCAACATTCTCAACATCTTATCAGAAAATTAATCTAGATTATTTTATTACGAGCAATACTCAAATTGATGTCTTCACTAGTTTAGAAAAATCAACACTTTTACTAAAAGACACAGCGCTTTTATTAAATGATTACACTAAAAATGAAATGGGTGTCAATGTAAAACACAGCTCATTTCCTGTAATTAATAAGTTAAAAAGTCCAATCGAATTAAATTTAACGCTCGGCTTAATCAACCGTAAAACTCCAGAAACAAAAACGAAAGACAACCAATTTAAATTAGAATTTAATGCTCTTTATCTCTTACAATTCACAAATAAGCATCACCTTCTATTAGAAAGCACAAATAAAATTTTAGAATCGAAAACATTTTATACAAATGAACTATTTCGCCTTGGCGGAATAAAAAGCATAAGAGGTTTTAGAGAAAATCAATTATTAGTAAATAGATACCATCTCATACGAAGCGAATATCGCTATATAATTTCTAAAAAGATTTACTTCAACACAATTACAGATTTTGGTTTAATTGAATATAAAAATCATGATGAACTTAATTTTATTTACAGTATAGGTCTAGGAACTACTATCTCAACTAGAGCAGGCGCAATTCAAATAAACTTCGCCAATGGTAATCAAACTAAACAAAATTTCGCTCTTTCAAATACAATATTACACATAGGCTTAAAAACTCAATTTTGA
- a CDS encoding SusD/RagB family nutrient-binding outer membrane lipoprotein: MKNTFYIQLISLLAFVSSCTSYVDELNDDPNQPTDAGIANIIQGVQLSNQFWQAGESNRTAMLWINQGTGADRQYIALNDWNTAQSTIFDGIWNEAMVGTISQAQVLKTKATALGNTSTLGMAQVIEANAFGTLTSLFGDIPFSEVNKYEEFPNPKYEDQAAIYTQVQSLLDQAIDNLQTAAGSIENDLVYNGDTSKWIACAYTLKARYYLHVGNYPAALTAAQNGIMDAEGDYKAYFGTTYGADFNPFYSFLVYDRPGYLSAADAYAPKILDPSTTLYRGNSKTDESARFAFNYLNFEEIYNSGYELNFFSVFDWGAPDGKFGTESDMPLVTYGENLLIIAECRARESFSAGLTAYNNYRALLDTGYSIGLDNDGYADWGDPFNYDSYVAADFATGGLENTDGITPSNALLREILEERYIYFIGHFESFVDFNRTNNIAEITLKSGFNGNAERFVYPQVEVNGNSNIPMPLPGVLDPTPVNQ, from the coding sequence ATGAAAAATACATTTTATATTCAACTAATATCTTTACTCGCATTTGTTAGTTCTTGTACCAGCTATGTAGATGAGCTTAATGATGATCCCAATCAACCCACCGATGCCGGAATAGCTAACATAATACAGGGAGTGCAACTTTCAAATCAATTCTGGCAAGCCGGAGAGTCTAATCGAACTGCGATGCTCTGGATAAATCAGGGAACTGGTGCCGATAGACAATATATAGCACTTAACGATTGGAATACAGCTCAATCGACAATTTTTGATGGGATATGGAATGAAGCTATGGTAGGAACTATTAGTCAAGCACAAGTCCTTAAAACTAAAGCAACTGCTTTAGGTAATACTTCAACTTTAGGAATGGCCCAAGTTATAGAGGCTAATGCTTTTGGAACTCTTACTTCGCTTTTTGGAGATATCCCTTTTTCAGAGGTAAATAAGTATGAAGAATTCCCCAACCCCAAGTATGAAGATCAAGCTGCGATTTATACGCAAGTACAATCGCTTCTAGATCAGGCCATAGATAATTTACAAACTGCAGCGGGAAGCATAGAAAATGACCTAGTTTACAACGGTGATACATCCAAATGGATAGCTTGTGCATACACTTTAAAAGCAAGGTATTACTTACACGTAGGTAATTATCCAGCGGCCTTAACTGCCGCTCAAAATGGGATAATGGATGCAGAAGGAGATTACAAGGCCTATTTCGGAACAACCTATGGCGCAGACTTCAATCCCTTTTATAGTTTTTTAGTATATGATAGACCAGGATATTTGTCTGCTGCAGATGCGTATGCCCCAAAAATATTAGATCCTTCAACAACATTATATAGAGGTAATAGTAAAACTGACGAATCTGCCAGATTTGCTTTTAATTACTTAAATTTTGAAGAAATCTATAATAGCGGCTATGAATTAAACTTCTTTTCTGTTTTTGATTGGGGAGCACCTGATGGTAAATTCGGAACAGAATCAGATATGCCATTAGTTACCTATGGAGAAAATCTTTTAATTATTGCGGAATGCAGAGCACGCGAAAGTTTTAGCGCCGGTCTTACAGCATATAACAATTATCGCGCTTTACTTGATACAGGATATTCTATAGGACTTGATAATGATGGATATGCAGATTGGGGTGATCCATTCAATTATGATTCATACGTTGCTGCAGATTTTGCAACGGGAGGGTTGGAGAATACAGACGGTATTACACCAAGCAATGCTCTTTTAAGAGAGATTCTAGAAGAACGATACATTTATTTTATTGGTCATTTTGAGTCGTTTGTTGATTTTAACAGAACAAATAATATTGCTGAAATAACCCTAAAATCAGGTTTCAATGGTAATGCAGAACGATTTGTGTACCCGCAAGTAGAGGTAAATGGAAACTCCAATATTCCAATGCCACTTCCAGGTGTTTTAGATCCTACTCCAGTAAATCAGTAA
- a CDS encoding SusC/RagA family TonB-linked outer membrane protein: MKTRLHGFLTLLVVLIMQISFAQTKTVSGTVTDDTGVPLPGVNVVVKGTTQGTQTDFDGKFSISASEGGVIVFSYVGFANKSQTVGSSNTMNISLEAGEILDEVVINALGIEVDKATQASSISEVSASSVQSSGETSITKGLAGKASGVQIISSSGDAGSSAFIQIRGQSTITRSLQPLIVVDGIPISNDEVGNGVGGVTQQSRLGDLNPNDIASVKILKGASAAALWGARAGNGVVVITTKKGKGMDKGSLKVSISSTVSFDETNDVLDTQSIFGQGSNGSYAGGTQANSWGDKISSRAGGPDDVNSSSPNYFVARDGTTYYPILAKNSRENFNDSNYDAVINQGLYLENNISLSGATQSGNYFVSVSDLKQDGIIKNNDYNRVSLRLNSEFKLSDKIRFTGTSTFSQINSNRIQQGSNTSGLLLGLYRNPADFDIRDYIGTRYTNGVVSTTNSQRAYRRGLGTTDRQSPIYNNPLWTTDVQQNPNTVERYIMGGQFNYNAQDWLTLIARAGIDHYTDERKSIFPINSAEANGSGSATERLYTSTQTNIDFIAQGDFSISDKFDFGYLMGANFNRRLSETRGGGYTNFILDTQKFFYDNAVIANRSTVIGESEVRIMAGYAQANFSYDNLLYLNLTGRAETASTYGDSKTFFYPSAELGFQFSNLIEDRELLSNGKLRFTFGKVGIEPAAYATNTYFVNASGAEGYGPAYDAGAYDGSFVRSGVQGNANLEPEKKTEYEAGIDLGFFNNRLTLGATYYYNETEDALFTVAIPGSTGFSGRYDNAASLENKGLEIDFSFDLIKTENFSWNIYGNYSRNRNKVTSLEGTESLFLAGFTGVSSRAVEGQPVGVLWGGRYARNDDNSLALDTRGFPTVALTEGVIGDPNPDWRGGLGTSISFKGITISTLFDASIGGDVWDGTNGALNNFGRTPETANEVTVTAAQANTIIAANGQTIAQRPQAVTNPDGSITIRGNIADFGAGPRLLDQAYYTGIGGGFGPVGEQFIKDGSWVKWRQITLSYKFTNSALKESLGLSNIELSLTGRNLWYWSKDDFGQDPESNLTGASNGRGLQYFNHPNTKSYLGTLTINF; encoded by the coding sequence ATGAAAACAAGATTACATGGTTTCCTAACACTATTAGTAGTGTTAATCATGCAAATTTCATTTGCACAAACAAAGACCGTATCAGGTACTGTTACGGACGACACGGGAGTACCACTCCCAGGAGTTAATGTTGTAGTTAAAGGCACAACTCAAGGAACTCAAACAGATTTTGACGGTAAATTCTCGATTTCTGCTTCAGAAGGGGGAGTTATTGTATTTTCTTATGTTGGTTTTGCTAATAAATCACAGACCGTTGGATCCTCAAATACAATGAATATTTCGCTTGAAGCTGGCGAAATACTTGATGAAGTAGTTATCAATGCTCTGGGCATAGAAGTTGATAAAGCTACTCAAGCATCCTCTATTTCTGAGGTTAGTGCTAGCTCTGTTCAATCTTCTGGAGAAACTAGCATAACAAAAGGACTTGCAGGTAAAGCATCTGGTGTACAAATCATAAGTTCATCCGGAGATGCTGGTTCTAGTGCATTCATACAAATACGAGGTCAAAGTACTATTACAAGAAGCCTACAACCATTAATTGTTGTTGATGGTATCCCTATCAGTAACGACGAGGTAGGTAATGGTGTTGGAGGAGTTACACAACAGTCTCGCTTAGGAGACCTAAATCCAAATGACATTGCAAGCGTTAAGATTCTTAAAGGAGCTTCTGCTGCTGCATTATGGGGGGCTAGAGCAGGAAATGGAGTTGTTGTAATTACAACTAAGAAAGGAAAGGGAATGGATAAAGGCTCATTAAAGGTGTCAATATCTTCAACCGTGAGTTTTGACGAAACTAATGATGTATTAGACACTCAAAGTATTTTTGGGCAAGGATCTAATGGCTCTTACGCAGGAGGAACTCAAGCAAATTCCTGGGGTGATAAAATAAGCTCACGAGCTGGTGGCCCAGACGATGTAAATTCTTCTTCTCCAAATTATTTTGTTGCCAGAGATGGTACAACTTACTATCCAATTTTAGCAAAAAACAGCAGAGAAAATTTTAACGATTCTAATTACGACGCGGTAATTAATCAAGGTTTATATCTTGAGAACAATATTAGCCTAAGTGGTGCAACTCAATCAGGAAATTATTTTGTTAGCGTAAGCGATCTTAAGCAGGATGGTATAATAAAAAACAATGATTACAATAGAGTATCATTAAGGCTTAATAGCGAATTTAAACTAAGTGATAAAATAAGATTCACAGGTACTTCTACCTTTTCACAAATTAATTCTAATAGAATTCAACAAGGTTCAAACACTTCCGGCCTTCTATTAGGACTATATCGTAATCCTGCCGATTTTGATATCAGAGACTACATTGGCACACGATATACAAATGGCGTTGTGAGTACTACAAATAGTCAGCGCGCATATAGAAGAGGACTTGGTACTACAGATAGACAATCTCCTATATACAATAACCCATTATGGACAACAGATGTTCAACAAAACCCTAATACCGTCGAACGCTATATTATGGGAGGTCAATTCAATTACAATGCGCAAGATTGGCTAACCTTAATCGCAAGAGCCGGTATTGATCACTACACAGATGAAAGAAAAAGTATATTTCCTATAAACTCTGCAGAAGCAAATGGTAGCGGAAGCGCTACTGAGCGTCTATATACGAGCACACAAACTAACATAGATTTTATTGCCCAGGGAGATTTTTCCATTTCTGATAAATTTGATTTCGGATATCTAATGGGAGCTAACTTCAATAGAAGATTAAGCGAAACCCGTGGTGGTGGATATACCAATTTTATATTAGACACTCAAAAGTTTTTCTACGATAATGCGGTTATTGCAAACAGGTCAACAGTTATAGGTGAAAGTGAAGTCCGCATTATGGCCGGTTATGCTCAAGCAAATTTCAGCTACGACAACCTACTATATTTAAACCTTACTGGTCGCGCTGAAACGGCCAGTACTTATGGTGATTCTAAAACATTTTTCTATCCTTCAGCAGAATTAGGTTTCCAATTTAGCAATCTTATTGAAGACAGAGAACTTCTTTCTAACGGTAAACTAAGATTTACTTTTGGTAAAGTAGGTATAGAACCGGCAGCCTACGCCACAAACACTTACTTTGTAAATGCTTCTGGAGCTGAAGGTTACGGACCAGCATATGATGCTGGAGCCTATGATGGCTCTTTCGTCAGAAGTGGTGTTCAGGGGAACGCAAACCTAGAGCCAGAAAAAAAGACAGAATATGAAGCAGGTATAGACTTAGGATTCTTCAATAATAGACTTACATTAGGAGCAACATACTATTATAATGAAACAGAAGATGCTTTATTTACCGTAGCTATACCTGGATCAACAGGTTTTTCAGGACGTTATGACAATGCTGCTTCACTCGAAAATAAAGGTTTAGAAATAGACTTTAGCTTTGATTTGATCAAGACAGAAAATTTTAGTTGGAACATCTATGGTAATTACTCAAGAAACAGAAATAAAGTAACTTCTCTTGAAGGAACTGAATCTCTCTTTCTAGCTGGCTTTACAGGAGTATCTTCTAGAGCCGTAGAAGGGCAACCAGTCGGAGTTTTATGGGGTGGGCGTTATGCTAGAAATGATGACAACTCTTTAGCTTTAGACACACGTGGATTTCCTACAGTAGCCCTAACTGAAGGAGTGATCGGAGACCCAAACCCAGATTGGAGAGGGGGGCTAGGAACATCAATTAGCTTTAAAGGTATTACAATAAGCACTCTTTTTGATGCTTCAATTGGCGGAGATGTTTGGGATGGCACAAATGGCGCACTTAATAACTTCGGAAGAACTCCAGAAACAGCGAATGAAGTTACAGTTACTGCTGCACAAGCCAACACTATAATAGCTGCAAACGGTCAAACAATTGCTCAAAGACCACAAGCTGTTACAAATCCAGATGGATCAATAACTATACGAGGAAATATAGCTGATTTTGGAGCTGGACCCCGTCTGTTAGATCAAGCCTACTATACAGGAATTGGTGGCGGTTTTGGACCTGTTGGAGAACAATTTATAAAAGATGGGTCATGGGTTAAATGGAGACAAATTACATTATCCTACAAATTTACCAATAGTGCATTAAAAGAAAGCCTAGGTCTTTCTAATATTGAGCTTTCTCTTACCGGAAGAAATTTATGGTATTGGTCTAAAGATGACTTTGGTCAAGATCCAGAATCTAACTTGACAGGAGCTTCAAACGGAAGAGGACTACAGTATTTCAATCACCCAAATACAAAATCATATCTAGGTACTCTTACTATTAATTTCTAA